A DNA window from Coffea arabica cultivar ET-39 chromosome 6c, Coffea Arabica ET-39 HiFi, whole genome shotgun sequence contains the following coding sequences:
- the LOC113693131 gene encoding uncharacterized protein, which translates to MANAQTLRELAAPNLNQQPLCITFPSLNDNTSFELKFGLIHLLPSFHGLPGEEPYKHLQEFDVVCNSMKPPGITEEQIKMRAFPFSLKDSLNDWLYYLPPGSITTWDQLKKKFLDKYFPASRDTSLRKEICGIRQHPGESLYKYWERFKKLCIKCPQHQISEQLLIQYFYEGLLFRDRSIIDTASGGALVNKTPRATWELIEGMAENSQQFGTREDVPTHKVNEVETSSIQQQISELTSFVRQLAVGSALQAKVCGVCAALGYSTEMCPLVQEENAEQVNMAGHAPAPRRQYDPYSSTYNLGWRDHPNLSYGGNKPSNFMPNRQ; encoded by the coding sequence ATGGCAAATGCacaaacactaagggagttggctgcgcCTAATTTAAATCAGCAACCTTTGTGCATTACTTTTCCAAGTTTAAATGATAACACATCTTTTGAGTTGAAATTTGGCCTAATTCACCTCTTACCATCTTTTCATGGTTTACCAGGTGAGGAGCCCTATAAGCACTTGCAGGAGTTCGATGTCGTATGCAATAGTATGAAACCCCCGGGAATCACCGAGgagcagataaaaatgagggccTTCCCCTTCTCTTTGAAGGACTCTTTGAATGACTGGCTGTACTACCTACCACCGGGTAGTATCACCACATGGGACCAACTAAAGAAAAAATTCCTGGACAAGTACTTTCCAGCGTCCCGAGATACAAGCCTGAGGAAGGAGATATGCGGCATCAGACAACACCCAGGCGAGTCCCTCTATAAATACTGGGAGAGGTTTAAGAAACTATGTATCAAATGCCCTCAGCATCAGATAAGTGAGCAACTGCTCATTCAATATTTCTACGAGGGGCTACTTTTTAGAGACAGGAGTATAATCGATActgcaagtggaggggcgtTAGTGAACAAGACTCCTCGGGCAACATGGGAATTGATAGAGGGGATGGCTGAAAATTCGCAGCAGTTTGGCACTAGGGAGGATGTCCCAACACATAAGGTGAATGAGGTGGAAACATCCTCCATCCAACAACAAATTTCTGAATTGACATCCTTCGTGCGGCAGCTAGCTGTGGGTAGTGCCttacaagccaaagtgtgtGGGGTATGTGCTGCTTTGGGTTATTCTACAGAGATGTGtccactagttcaagaagaaaatgcagaGCAGGTGAACATGGCTGGCCACGCGCCTGCGCCAAGAAGGCAGTACGACCCGTACTCAAGTACCTACAATCTTGGTTGGAGGGACCACCCCAACCTGAGTTATGGGGGGAACAAGCCGTCTAATTTCATGCCAAATAGACAATAA
- the LOC113693127 gene encoding putative UPF0481 protein At3g02645 produces the protein MPSTSTPVFTSSESQKRWINHMRLNYIKNYTVRPCVFHAPDNLRDTKPEAYTPQLVGLGPYHHFWPQVQHMESHKRATVLDYLEDLEKEDFIKLVEEGPEDFEPKIRSCYDRYLDLDKETLAWVVIVDGLFLLDLIDYLGSEEPNKNNPGSEDVEKDRIYSKPEALAADVFMLENQIPVVLIQEMRAILQESFDIDSDAELFGKFVRFCDKYSPLKLTSDSTSRNEAFDNKKHLLHFMYQMILKNKIRDFNPENIPQDNRNNNHDSVGIGDEVRKISQTNQEHYGESRAGAIAKAVASHAGEFLEHAIEEFDSALSDAKMAGIKLPGNVEKVTNILRNLQKNIQHVNHKKDGSLGDQIGIPSASRLYIFLKIKFKPLPKDCGIGNITLDGKKRILYLPVITLRPNSEVILRNLVAYEATSKMGSTQMRDYVDLMCGLIRSKKDVDLLETSGVIERKIPAEEMVKMCNGFKKSDEKPDEESKVPGTVEEVNNQFNNVRIVKASRCCMKVSADCVKFWRPLFPIFVVLLLLFQSICDIWDCRRRSSLGGGALRDPYLGDLDPEATLMLPRKMYPY, from the coding sequence ATGCCTTCCACTTCCACTCCCGTTTTCACTTCTAGCGAGAGCCAAAAACGATGGATAAACCACATGAGGCTCAACTACATCAAGAACTATACCGTCCGCCCCTGCGTCTTCCATGCTCCAGACAACTTGAGGGACACCAAGCCCGAGGCTTATACTCCTCAGCTAGTAGGCCTCGGACCATACCACCATTTCTGGCCACAAGTTCAGCACATGGAAAGCCACAAACGGGCAACTGTTTTAGATTATCTGGAAGATCTTGAAAAGGAAGACTTCATCAAACTTGTTGAGGAAGGTCCTGAAGATTTTGAACCCAAAATTCGTTCGTGTTACGATCGATACCTCGACCTGGATAAGGAGACCTTGGCTTGGGTAGTCATTGTGGATGGCTTGTTCCTGTTGGACTTGATTGATTACCTGGGCTCTGAGGAGCCGAACAAGAACAACCCTGGGTCCGAGGACGTGGAAAAGGACAGGATTTACTCGAAGCCTGAAGCATTGGCTGCCGATGTATTCATGCTCGAGAACCAAATTCCAGTTGTTCTGATTCAGGAAATGCGTGCGATTCTCCAAGAAAGTTTCGATATTGATTCAGATGCAGAGTTGTTTGGGAAATTCGTCCGTTTTTGTGACAAGTACTCCCCCCTAAAGCTGACTTCAGATTCAACCTCAAGAAACGAAGCTTTTGACAATAAGAAGCATCTGCTGCATTTTATGTACCAAATGATTCTCAAAAACAAGATCAGAGATTTCAATCCAGAAaatatccctcaggacaacagAAATAACAACCATGATTCAGTTGGGATAGGCGACGAGGTGcgtaaaatttctcaaacaaaTCAAGAACATTACGGGGAAAGCAGAGCAGGTGCAATCGCAAAAGCGGTAGCCTCTCATGCCGGGGAGTTTCTTGAGCACGCAATAGAGGAATTCGACTCTGCACTTTCGGATGCAAAAATGGCTGGAATTAAACTTCCAGGAAATGTAGAAAAAGTCACCAACATTCTCCGCAATTTGCAGAAGAATATTCAGCATGTGAATCACAAGAAAGATGGATCTTTGGGAGATCAAATTGGCATTCCTTCAGCTTCACGGCTGTATATCTTTCTCAAGATAAAATTCAAGCCGCTTCCTAAAGACTGTGGTATAGGAAATATTACACTGGACGGGAAGAAGAGGATACTGTATCTTCCAGTTATCACTCTGCGTCCTAATTCAGAAGTCATACTGAGGAACTTGGTGGCCTACGAGGCAACGTCGAAGATGGGATCGACCCAAATGAGGGATTATGTGGATTTGATGTGCGGGCTGATAAGATCCAAGAAAGATGTGGATTTGTTGGAGACATCCGGAgtcattgaaagaaaaattcctGCTGAAGAGATGGTCAAAATGTGCAATGGGTTTAAGAAATCTGATGAAAAGCCTGACGAGGAATCTAAGGTTCCTGGTACTGTGGAGGAAGTCAATAATCAGTTCAACAATGTTCGAATTGTGAAGGCTTCTAGATGCTGTATGAAGGTTTCTGCAGATTGTGTGAAATTTTGGAGGCCACTTTTTCCAATATTTGTGGTgttgcttcttctttttcaatcaATTTGTGACATATGGGACTGTAGGAGAAGGAGTTCTCTTGGAGGAGGAGCCTTGCGCGATCCTTATTTGGGGGACTTGGATCCTGAAGCTACACTCATGCTACCCCGGAAAATGTATCCATATTAG
- the LOC113692263 gene encoding enoyl-CoA delta isomerase 3-like isoform X1: MKITLIRQCTKFRLEQFRHSLVLTLLETHKRDQHLLNPTVIDSFRGYLEEVNVKSKATPGSVLITTAQGGSFCRGFDFRKKRCRLMQLLVTNKLWCINSIRYVRSHAGGSEDKAYKEMNDGFKDVVKDLISLPMPTIAAINGYATEAGLILALSHDHLTMKQVVEPYLRAELLSRKRSYPGYFAALIRSKVGCPLARRKLLLRDVQIDAEEAAKIGLLDWNHEVATEKDALEVAKTQADELAKKEWDGELYAEMRQLLYPELCKELELTSSHSC, from the exons ATGAAGATAACCTTAATAAGGCAGTGCACCAAGTTCAGGCTAGAACAATTCCGCCACTCCCTCGTACTCACTCTGCTCGAAACCCACAAAAGAGATCAGCATCTTTTGAACCCAACAGTCATTGACTCGTTCCGAGGTTATCTTGAAGAGGTGAATGTCAAGTCCAAGGCCACCCCGGGCTCCGTCCTCATTACCACCGCTCAGGGTGGCTCATTCTGCAGAGGATTCGACTTCAG aaagAAAAGGTGTAGATTAATGCAATTACTCGTGACAAATAAGTTGTGGTGTATCAACTCGATCAGGTATGTCCGGTCCCATGCTGGAGGCTCAGAGGATAAAGCATACAAAGAAATGAATGATGGCTTCAAGGATGTGGTAAAAGACTTGATTTCCCTTCCGATGCCCACCATAGCAGCAATTAATGGCTATGCAACGGAGGCAGGGCTGATACTTGCTCTCAGCCACGACCATCTCACAATGAAGCAAGTCGTTGAGCCGTATCTGCGAGCTGAGCTTTTGTCCAGGAAAAGGAGCTACCCCGGCTACTTCGCTGCCCTGATCAGGTCAAAAGTAGGCTGCCCTTTGGCTCGTCGTAAATTGCTGTTGAGGGACGTGCAGATTGATGCAGAAGAAGCAGCAAAGATCGGACTTCTGGATTGGAACCATGAGGTTGCAACCGAGAAGGATGCCTTGGAAGTTGCAAAGACACAGGCAGACGAACTAGCGAAAAAGGAATGGGATGGCGAGCTTTATGCTGAGATGAGACAACTTTTGTATCCCGAGCTGTGCAAGGAATTGGAATTGACTTCTAGCCATAGTTGTTAA
- the LOC113692263 gene encoding enoyl-CoA delta isomerase 3-like isoform X2, producing MKITLIRQCTKFRLEQFRHSLVLTLLETHKRDQHLLNPTVIDSFRGYLEEVNVKSKATPGSVLITTAQGGSFCRGFDFRYVRSHAGGSEDKAYKEMNDGFKDVVKDLISLPMPTIAAINGYATEAGLILALSHDHLTMKQVVEPYLRAELLSRKRSYPGYFAALIRSKVGCPLARRKLLLRDVQIDAEEAAKIGLLDWNHEVATEKDALEVAKTQADELAKKEWDGELYAEMRQLLYPELCKELELTSSHSC from the exons ATGAAGATAACCTTAATAAGGCAGTGCACCAAGTTCAGGCTAGAACAATTCCGCCACTCCCTCGTACTCACTCTGCTCGAAACCCACAAAAGAGATCAGCATCTTTTGAACCCAACAGTCATTGACTCGTTCCGAGGTTATCTTGAAGAGGTGAATGTCAAGTCCAAGGCCACCCCGGGCTCCGTCCTCATTACCACCGCTCAGGGTGGCTCATTCTGCAGAGGATTCGACTTCAG GTATGTCCGGTCCCATGCTGGAGGCTCAGAGGATAAAGCATACAAAGAAATGAATGATGGCTTCAAGGATGTGGTAAAAGACTTGATTTCCCTTCCGATGCCCACCATAGCAGCAATTAATGGCTATGCAACGGAGGCAGGGCTGATACTTGCTCTCAGCCACGACCATCTCACAATGAAGCAAGTCGTTGAGCCGTATCTGCGAGCTGAGCTTTTGTCCAGGAAAAGGAGCTACCCCGGCTACTTCGCTGCCCTGATCAGGTCAAAAGTAGGCTGCCCTTTGGCTCGTCGTAAATTGCTGTTGAGGGACGTGCAGATTGATGCAGAAGAAGCAGCAAAGATCGGACTTCTGGATTGGAACCATGAGGTTGCAACCGAGAAGGATGCCTTGGAAGTTGCAAAGACACAGGCAGACGAACTAGCGAAAAAGGAATGGGATGGCGAGCTTTATGCTGAGATGAGACAACTTTTGTATCCCGAGCTGTGCAAGGAATTGGAATTGACTTCTAGCCATAGTTGTTAA